TTAGATGTTTAGAAAATGAAGAGGTAGAATACGTCTTTGGTTTACCAGGAGAAGAAAATCTGCATATCCTAGAAGCTTTAAGAGATTCTCCAATCCAGTTTATTACTACTCGTCATGAACAGGGTGCTGCGTTTATGGCAGACGTTTATGGTCGTTTGACAGGTAAAGCAGGTGTCTGCCTGTCTACTCTAGGACCTGGAGCAACAAACCTCATGACAGGTGTAGCCGATGCTAATCTTGATGGTGCGCCCCTAGTAGCAATTACAGGACAAGTGGGTACAGATAGAATGCACATTGATTCCCATCAGTATCTCGATTTAGTTGCATTGTTCGCCCCAATAACTAAATGGAATGCGCAAATTGTCCGCCCTGATACTACCCCCGAAATTATTCGCAAAGCCTTTAAAGTCGCTCAATCCGAAAAGCCTGGTGCAGTTCATATTGATTTACCAGAAAATATTGCTGCCATGCCTCTTAAAGGCAAACCTCTTCATCGTGATAACCGAGAAAAAACCTATGCCTCAACCCGTAGCCTGAATGCTGCTGCCGTTGCTATATCTAAAGCTAAAAATCCTTTGATCCTGGCGGGAAATGGTGTAATTCGTGGTCATGCAAGTGAGGCATTAACTGAATTTGCTACTCGGCTAAGTATTCCCGTTGCTAACACCTTTATGGGCAAAGGAGCAATTCCTTATACTCATCCTTTATCTTTATGGACAGTTGGACTACAACAGCGAGATTTAATTAGCTGTGCTTTTGATGAAGCGGATCTAGTCATTGCTGTGGGTTATGACCTAGTGGAATATTCCCCGAAAAAATGGAATCCTGATGGCGACACCACAATTATTCACGTCGACGAAAGCAGATCCGAAATTGATAGCAGCTATATTCCTTTAGTAGAAGTATTTGGCGATATCTCTGATTCACTTAATGATATCGTTAAACGTTGCGATCGCGAGGCATATCCTGGAAGTAATCGCAACGGCAAAGAAGCTACTTCGGCGGTAAGCTTGCGACATCAAATCAAAGAAGATTACGAACAGTATGCCAATGACGATGGTTTTCCCATAAAACCCCAAAAAATTATCTATGACCTTCGTCAGGTAATGGATCCAGAAGATATAGTCATTTCCGATGTGGGAGCGCATAAAATGTGGATGGCGCGTCACTATCACTCTGACTGCCCTAATACCTGTATTATTTCTAATGGCTTTGCCGCTATGGGCATTGCTATTCCTGGGGCAATGGCGGCTAAATTAGTCCACCCAGATCGCAAAGTTGTGGCAGTGACAGGGGACGGCGGTTTTATGATGAACTGTCAAGAGTTAGAAACCGCCTTAAGAGTCAACACTCCTTTTGTTACTCTGATTTTCAATGACAACGGCTATGGCTTAATTGAGTGGAAGCAAATTAGTCAATTTGGTCACTCTACTTCGGTTGATTTTGGAAATCCAGACTTTGTTAAATTTGCTGAGAGTATGGGACTAAAAGGTTATCGAGTCGAATCAGCAGCAGACTTGATTCCCACCTTGAAAAAAGCTCTGGCTGATGATGTACCAGCAGTTATTGATTGTCCTGTAGATTACAAGGAAAACTTACGCTTTTCGCAAAAATCAGGAGATCTAAGTTGTAAGATTACTATCTAGCTCAAGAAAAGCAGAGAATTGGCTGCTTGTTACTAAAAACTCTGGCTATAGGCTACAACGGCGTTGCTGAATTAGAATGTGCATCACAATAATTAATTTGAGGTGTCTTGTGAACAAGCTAAAAGCTAGCAACCTTACCGTTATGAGTTTTATATTTCAATTTAGCAACGCTGTTAAAACTATATTTAACTTATAGTTTTTAATTGGCATTTAGAGTTAATATCGAAAATAACTATGATTAATTAATTTTAAAATTTCCTATGCCACGTACCCAAAGAAACGATAACTTTGTAGATAAGACCTTTACTGTCATGGCAGACATCATCCTCAAAGCTCTGCCTACTAACAAAAAAGCCAAAGAAGCTTTTGCCTATTATCGTGATGGTATGTCTGCTCAAGGTGATGGAGAATATGCAGAAGCTTTAGAAAACTATGAAGAGGCATTAACCCTCGAAGAAGATCCTAACGATCGCAGCTATATCCTCTATAATATGGGCTTGATCTATGCCAGCAATGGAAATATCGATAAGGCGATGGAGCTTTATAATGAATCTATCGATCTTAACCCTAGAATGCCCCAAGCATTGAATAACATTGCTGTTATCTATCACTATGAAGGGGAAAAAGCCAAGGAAGTAGGCGACGTAGAAAAAGCAGAATCTTATTACGATAAGGCTGCTGAGTATTGGAAGCAAGCGATTAGAATTGCACCTAACAACTACATGGAAGCTCAAAATTGGCTCAAAATTACGGGACGTTCGGAAATGGATGTATTCTTTTAACAATAATCATCGATTAATTGTAGGG
This DNA window, taken from Pleurocapsa sp. FMAR1, encodes the following:
- a CDS encoding photosystem I assembly protein Ycf3 is translated as MPRTQRNDNFVDKTFTVMADIILKALPTNKKAKEAFAYYRDGMSAQGDGEYAEALENYEEALTLEEDPNDRSYILYNMGLIYASNGNIDKAMELYNESIDLNPRMPQALNNIAVIYHYEGEKAKEVGDVEKAESYYDKAAEYWKQAIRIAPNNYMEAQNWLKITGRSEMDVFF
- a CDS encoding acetolactate synthase large subunit, whose amino-acid sequence is MGESNVAEVLVRCLENEEVEYVFGLPGEENLHILEALRDSPIQFITTRHEQGAAFMADVYGRLTGKAGVCLSTLGPGATNLMTGVADANLDGAPLVAITGQVGTDRMHIDSHQYLDLVALFAPITKWNAQIVRPDTTPEIIRKAFKVAQSEKPGAVHIDLPENIAAMPLKGKPLHRDNREKTYASTRSLNAAAVAISKAKNPLILAGNGVIRGHASEALTEFATRLSIPVANTFMGKGAIPYTHPLSLWTVGLQQRDLISCAFDEADLVIAVGYDLVEYSPKKWNPDGDTTIIHVDESRSEIDSSYIPLVEVFGDISDSLNDIVKRCDREAYPGSNRNGKEATSAVSLRHQIKEDYEQYANDDGFPIKPQKIIYDLRQVMDPEDIVISDVGAHKMWMARHYHSDCPNTCIISNGFAAMGIAIPGAMAAKLVHPDRKVVAVTGDGGFMMNCQELETALRVNTPFVTLIFNDNGYGLIEWKQISQFGHSTSVDFGNPDFVKFAESMGLKGYRVESAADLIPTLKKALADDVPAVIDCPVDYKENLRFSQKSGDLSCKITI